In the genome of Cytophagales bacterium, one region contains:
- a CDS encoding type IX secretion system membrane protein PorP/SprF has translation MKNFIHTFLLIIFFNSISLSLLAQDPGLSQFYSNPVYLNPANAGTGSDPHLFYTIPKTNPRIIMNSRIRWPKIKGNFSTNLISYDQYMKIMDGGLGFIAMYDRSSQYGLSETSLSAMYSYFLQLNKNIYVNAGFQTSIYQKHLDWHKFTFDDMIDERSGFVNPTNELPPASLNKIYPDFSTGLLFHIKAQKPAIDTTKPLILEIFKKSAIDILTFIGGYNIGIVVHHITKPQNGFYGISRLQRKFTIHTSGKIPIPGRFLLRKGTISERNIYPNILYQKQGDFQLINYGFYFRYETFIAGLWHRYVFTNSDSFVILIGYQISGFKFLYSYDHTISKLTNNATTGSHELSISLGLQIHRQFGEKPHIHVQ, from the coding sequence ATGAAAAATTTTATTCATACATTTTTATTGATAATCTTTTTTAATTCTATCTCCCTGTCTTTATTAGCTCAGGATCCGGGTTTATCGCAATTTTATTCCAATCCTGTTTATCTTAATCCCGCCAATGCAGGAACAGGTAGTGATCCGCATTTATTTTATACAATACCAAAAACTAATCCACGTATAATAATGAATTCAAGAATCCGGTGGCCAAAGATTAAAGGTAATTTTAGCACTAATCTTATTTCGTATGATCAATATATGAAAATCATGGATGGCGGTTTGGGATTCATAGCTATGTATGACAGGTCAAGCCAATATGGTTTATCTGAAACATCACTCTCTGCAATGTATTCATACTTTTTACAGCTTAATAAAAATATTTATGTGAATGCAGGCTTTCAAACATCAATATACCAGAAACATTTAGACTGGCATAAATTTACGTTTGATGATATGATTGATGAAAGGTCTGGTTTTGTTAATCCAACTAATGAACTACCACCTGCTTCTTTAAATAAAATATATCCTGATTTTTCTACAGGTTTATTATTTCATATAAAAGCCCAAAAACCCGCTATAGATACTACAAAACCACTGATATTAGAAATATTCAAAAAATCCGCTATCGATATTTTAACATTTATAGGGGGTTACAATATAGGTATTGTTGTTCATCATATCACCAAGCCACAAAATGGTTTTTATGGAATTAGCAGATTACAAAGGAAATTTACTATACATACAAGTGGAAAAATACCAATACCGGGAAGATTTTTACTTAGAAAAGGAACAATTTCAGAAAGAAATATTTATCCGAATATTTTATATCAAAAACAGGGAGATTTTCAACTAATTAATTATGGATTTTATTTTAGATATGAAACTTTTATTGCGGGTCTATGGCATAGGTATGTTTTTACAAATTCTGATTCATTTGTTATATTAATAGGTTATCAGATATCAGGTTTCAAATTTTTATATAGTTATGATCATACTATTTCTAAATTAACAAATAATGCTACTACGGGTTCACATGAACTTTCAATAAGTTTAGGTTTACAAATTCATAGACAATTTGGAGAAAAGCCGCATATTCATGTTCAATGA
- a CDS encoding DUF2442 domain-containing protein, giving the protein MEGIIDTKPVINTIKFTKKGKMDVYLQDGRIITVPLKYFPSIQKLNANQRKQLQIINDVAFTFIDSHELYHIEDVMGNYNNYKYDF; this is encoded by the coding sequence ATGGAAGGAATTATAGATACAAAACCAGTAATCAATACCATCAAATTTACTAAAAAGGGGAAGATGGATGTTTATTTGCAAGATGGAAGGATCATTACTGTACCTTTGAAATATTTTCCCAGCATACAAAAGCTTAATGCTAATCAAAGAAAACAATTACAAATAATAAATGATGTTGCATTTACATTCATTGATTCTCATGAATTATATCATATAGAAGATGTTATGGGTAATTATAATAATTATAAATACGATTTTTAA
- a CDS encoding type II toxin-antitoxin system VapC family toxin, with protein MKLLDSNILIYSAEKKYSFLRKIFKEQNIFISEITKLEVLGYHKITAKQKKYFGAVFNIINTKHVSSKIIEEAIVLRQSKNLSVCDSIIAATSKINDYTIYTNNTKDFEHIPEIKLFNPLTMNNYKEEIS; from the coding sequence ATGAAACTTTTAGATAGCAATATTTTAATTTATTCAGCAGAGAAAAAATACAGTTTTCTAAGAAAGATTTTTAAGGAACAAAATATTTTCATTTCTGAAATAACAAAGTTGGAGGTGTTGGGTTATCATAAAATTACAGCAAAACAAAAAAAATATTTTGGTGCAGTATTTAATATTATTAATACTAAACATGTTTCTTCTAAAATTATTGAAGAAGCAATTGTATTAAGACAAAGTAAAAATCTTTCTGTTTGTGATTCTATTATTGCTGCAACTTCTAAAATAAATGATTATACAATATACACTAATAATACAAAAGACTTTGAACATATTCCCGAAATAAAATTGTTTAATCCATTAACAATGAATAACTATAAAGAAGAAATTTCATAG
- a CDS encoding T9SS type A sorting domain-containing protein, with protein sequence MDRRKSYLLSITELDFINNLTIHPNPTTGKFIIEMLVLNEVKELQIKLLDIIGQVIYQVKLNKYVEEYQKAINVGALAKGTYNLQLVSGEGIINKKIIVE encoded by the coding sequence TTGGATAGAAGAAAATCCTACCTATTATCGATAACAGAACTTGATTTCATCAACAACCTCACCATCCACCCCAACCCCACCACCGGCAAATTCATAATAGAAATGCTTGTCCTGAACGAAGTGAAGGAACTCCAAATTAAATTATTGGATATAATTGGTCAGGTAATTTACCAGGTAAAGCTGAATAAATATGTTGAAGAATATCAAAAGGCGATCAATGTTGGAGCGCTTGCCAAAGGTACTTACAACCTGCAATTGGTAAGCGGTGAAGGGATAATTAACAAGAAGATAATAGTAGAATAA
- a CDS encoding T9SS type A sorting domain-containing protein: MKTKLFFLVVLSLIVSFNSFAQTTVTVRPINQQYWTGNVRNQGICPDYCKSNLGKIKAGEPDIALYEYRGWTKFDLSTISPPIPTNAVITDLTLIVFTTNASSNSGHELVACRMSIDPVTSTGTVIWNEIGSPQDYSLPSNAMTIANQYTNITLNQNARDNFKNATIMGSSWWAVGFYAINPNINTGKIQGWDCSGCPAPEPILEITYSIPVSITANFSSNTQTVSQGGSVNFYDNSTGNITSRNWTFYGGNPSSQTSTNPIIYYDTVNTYDVKLVVSDGLNYDTIIKANYITVTSTTTTQNTQTVGGLTVYADTINSNIASGNVSIAPAGCPNGILKFSGDITISGSNTINSSSAIYLQNVNSIDKYLYNLGIPYTIEVEVSGTTFTSNTSFFSWSKNAFEMAVLDVGIDNINIQCDQVTINGHLRLPTILSEVNNSNDTIEAPITGGVIVSHTGVNYNSLIYLNNIRIYKLLQLNYFSMDFNSSTNDYFCSTSISTPLIGIEAFGDISGGKLNSIGMDITCNNPSCLCCIPLLIDPITQTGLYLYHVLGSLENLADSTKPLEITFGAGVKIMGSRLGALGSFDLVGRYVDGTSMSMDGYLVLFGAGYGAGFTKWKHPQLDIRGEVNFLSGLVNAYTELSITRTTTNDLKLRGNFGASFGCPYPADVDKTWLKLVLSLSGCAGTVFATSENFLTNDYIAGYARVKFPSIPTLYYLLEGDSTGLQASFGKNFNIITYSEAQGALGGNLKTAIQSSVYSFALDSSTNALIIEASDSTGSAIPEYTIYLTNGDSVNAQNVNNFSYISYFVDSANNFSFYYIKNPKVGDYYINVINADTLNIYRANNPPFIKLENVTQNTGNKVLQISWIDSDPDGNAIISLGYDMDNYGANGVLFVDTLTEDTTIDEFTWNYVDINTGTYYIYAIIEDSIHQTFVSYWKEPITIVQNNGLNAPTGLDTVKTTDTSIVLSWNNSNPSPISFILYYSNDPNSVSYNSPSIGIGETNTFEFTNFTPGLYYEFMLTAMDIAFNESSPSNILQLTWISGTLNNAPYIPVQEFLTIINIDVDSIYNYQLIASDPDGSALTYTITQGSPVNMSIDSSGLITWIPADTQIAYNQIYIKVCDPSGLCDSVFYQVLVLNNNMAQANVGFNKTLFVDYDDDAMVFVNDPDFAGDNFEIDSIMVRAYSESDFTGIFPVIAYETTFDSKEFFTDFKFTSLNSSGDSLKVSKGDTIWAEYYDPSFDTVVKEYAYFTLFEASFTFNDTICSGDTMWFTNTSTGDAIITYSWDFDNDGTGDDPNQNPYHVFNAPHGTGVESFDVTLTIFDNVWDTTSATMTIHVVKQIDLGPDTGFCTSIELSISSPANEYLWSTGDTTPTTIVDSAGSHFITATDYYNCVSSDTINIYHYPIPEINLGTDTIACDNVLLDSQMPDASVLWSTGDTTSAITVISSGNYWVRIINNFDCINYDTINVTIASPVVELGPNASVCSGSVLDAGSGTNYQYIWSTGETTQTIIPNSTGVYYVTVTDANTGCSTTDTVNITILDNPVAWFSYSVNAFTVSFLNGSINNSTSFWSFGDGYTSTAANPVHTYQTNVKTFYIVQLIVTNNCSTDTLIDTITVSPTGIFEKVCENCLLRIYPNPTYDYFTIEYYTPGKNEIILNVYNPLGKLIHNEISANITGILKKKIDLTNNMSGIYVMFILDRNEKIIWKIVKMD; this comes from the coding sequence ATGAAAACTAAATTATTTTTTTTGGTGGTTTTGAGTTTGATAGTGTCATTTAATTCTTTTGCTCAAACTACTGTTACCGTAAGGCCTATTAATCAACAATATTGGACAGGTAATGTAAGAAATCAGGGTATTTGTCCAGATTATTGTAAATCAAACCTTGGAAAAATTAAAGCTGGAGAACCCGATATAGCTCTTTATGAATATAGAGGATGGACAAAATTTGATCTTTCAACTATTTCTCCTCCTATTCCGACTAATGCAGTAATAACTGATTTGACATTAATAGTATTTACTACTAATGCATCTTCAAATTCTGGACATGAATTAGTTGCATGTAGAATGTCAATAGATCCGGTAACATCAACAGGGACAGTTATATGGAATGAAATTGGCTCTCCACAGGATTATTCCCTCCCTTCAAATGCAATGACAATAGCTAATCAATATACCAATATTACCTTAAATCAAAACGCTCGTGATAATTTTAAAAATGCAACAATTATGGGTTCATCTTGGTGGGCAGTTGGATTTTATGCTATTAATCCAAACATTAATACTGGCAAAATCCAAGGCTGGGATTGTTCGGGTTGCCCTGCGCCTGAACCAATATTAGAAATAACTTATTCTATACCTGTATCGATTACTGCAAATTTTTCCTCTAATACTCAAACTGTATCACAAGGAGGAAGTGTTAATTTTTATGACAATTCTACTGGAAATATTACAAGTAGAAATTGGACTTTTTATGGTGGAAACCCTTCATCACAAACATCAACAAACCCTATAATATATTATGATACAGTAAACACCTATGATGTTAAATTAGTTGTTTCTGACGGATTGAACTATGATACAATAATAAAAGCTAATTATATTACTGTTACTTCTACTACCACTACTCAAAATACTCAGACTGTTGGTGGTCTAACAGTTTATGCAGATACTATAAATTCTAATATTGCATCAGGTAATGTATCAATAGCTCCTGCAGGATGTCCTAATGGGATATTAAAATTTAGTGGGGACATAACTATATCTGGTAGTAATACAATTAACAGCAGTTCAGCTATTTATCTGCAAAATGTAAATAGTATTGATAAATATCTATATAATTTAGGCATACCTTATACAATAGAAGTAGAAGTATCTGGCACTACTTTTACTTCAAATACTTCTTTTTTTTCTTGGTCAAAAAATGCATTTGAAATGGCTGTTCTTGATGTTGGTATTGATAATATAAATATTCAATGTGATCAAGTTACAATTAATGGACATTTACGATTACCAACGATATTATCTGAAGTAAATAACTCAAATGATACTATTGAAGCTCCAATAACTGGGGGGGTAATTGTTTCACATACAGGTGTTAATTATAACAGTTTGATATATTTGAATAATATCAGAATATATAAGCTATTACAACTTAATTATTTTAGTATGGATTTTAATAGTTCCACTAATGATTATTTTTGTAGCACAAGCATTTCAACACCTTTAATCGGTATAGAGGCTTTCGGAGATATTAGCGGAGGAAAGTTAAATTCAATAGGTATGGATATAACATGTAATAACCCTAGTTGTCTATGTTGTATTCCATTATTAATAGATCCCATAACACAAACAGGTTTATATTTGTATCATGTATTAGGTAGCCTAGAAAATCTTGCTGACAGCACAAAACCATTGGAAATAACATTTGGTGCAGGGGTAAAAATTATGGGTTCTCGTTTAGGAGCACTTGGTAGTTTTGACCTAGTGGGACGTTATGTAGATGGAACATCTATGAGCATGGATGGATATCTCGTTTTATTTGGTGCCGGTTATGGTGCAGGTTTTACTAAATGGAAACATCCTCAATTGGATATTCGAGGTGAAGTCAATTTTTTATCTGGTTTAGTTAATGCTTATACTGAATTAAGTATAACGAGAACAACTACTAATGATCTTAAATTGCGTGGGAATTTTGGAGCAAGTTTTGGTTGTCCATACCCGGCTGATGTTGATAAGACTTGGTTAAAATTAGTATTATCTTTATCTGGTTGTGCGGGGACGGTATTCGCTACTTCCGAAAACTTTTTAACAAATGACTATATTGCAGGTTATGCGAGAGTAAAGTTCCCCAGCATTCCAACACTTTATTACCTTTTAGAAGGAGATAGTACAGGACTTCAAGCAAGTTTTGGAAAAAACTTTAACATAATAACTTACTCAGAAGCCCAAGGTGCTCTTGGTGGTAACTTAAAAACAGCAATACAATCAAGTGTCTATTCCTTCGCCCTTGATTCATCAACAAATGCACTTATTATTGAAGCATCTGACAGTACAGGAAGCGCTATCCCCGAATATACAATATACTTAACCAATGGCGATTCAGTCAATGCTCAGAATGTAAATAATTTTAGCTATATCAGTTATTTTGTAGATTCTGCTAACAATTTTTCATTTTATTACATTAAAAATCCAAAAGTCGGGGATTATTACATCAATGTAATAAATGCAGATACTTTAAATATTTACAGAGCAAATAATCCGCCTTTTATCAAATTAGAAAATGTTACACAAAACACAGGAAATAAAGTCCTTCAAATAAGCTGGATAGATTCAGACCCTGATGGTAATGCAATAATCAGCTTAGGATATGATATGGATAATTACGGAGCTAATGGAGTGCTTTTTGTTGATACTTTAACAGAAGATACAACAATTGATGAATTTACATGGAATTATGTAGATATTAATACTGGCACATATTATATATACGCGATTATAGAAGATTCAATACATCAAACTTTTGTTTCGTATTGGAAAGAACCAATCACAATAGTACAAAACAATGGTCTTAATGCACCAACAGGTCTTGATACTGTTAAAACAACTGACACTTCTATTGTATTATCCTGGAATAATAGCAACCCATCTCCCATATCTTTTATATTATATTACTCCAATGATCCCAACTCTGTAAGCTATAATTCTCCTTCAATCGGAATAGGTGAAACAAACACCTTTGAGTTTACAAACTTTACACCCGGATTATATTACGAGTTTATGCTCACAGCAATGGATATAGCATTTAATGAAAGTTCGCCATCTAATATTTTACAACTTACATGGATAAGCGGTACTTTAAATAATGCACCTTACATACCGGTTCAGGAATTTCTTACAATTATCAATATTGATGTTGATTCAATTTATAATTATCAATTGATAGCAAGTGATCCTGATGGGTCTGCTTTAACATATACCATCACACAGGGGTCTCCTGTTAATATGTCTATCGATAGTAGTGGATTAATTACCTGGATACCTGCTGACACTCAAATTGCATATAATCAAATATATATTAAAGTATGTGATCCGTCAGGTCTATGTGATTCAGTATTCTACCAGGTATTGGTATTAAATAATAATATGGCACAGGCAAATGTAGGATTTAACAAAACACTATTTGTCGATTATGATGATGATGCTATGGTATTTGTTAACGATCCTGATTTTGCCGGTGATAACTTTGAAATTGATAGTATTATGGTGAGAGCATATTCAGAATCTGATTTTACCGGGATATTTCCTGTAATAGCTTACGAAACTACGTTTGATTCTAAAGAGTTCTTTACTGATTTTAAATTTACTTCATTAAACAGTAGTGGTGATTCACTTAAAGTATCAAAAGGAGATACAATTTGGGCAGAATATTATGACCCTTCTTTTGATACTGTAGTTAAAGAATATGCATATTTTACTTTATTTGAAGCGAGCTTTACATTTAACGATACGATATGTTCAGGAGATACAATGTGGTTTACCAATACTTCTACTGGTGATGCAATTATAACATACAGCTGGGATTTTGATAATGATGGAACGGGGGATGATCCAAATCAAAATCCATATCACGTGTTTAATGCGCCACATGGAACTGGCGTTGAAAGTTTTGATGTGACATTAACCATATTTGATAATGTTTGGGATACTACAAGCGCCACAATGACCATTCATGTAGTGAAACAAATAGATTTAGGACCTGATACTGGCTTTTGCACATCAATAGAATTAAGTATATCTTCACCTGCAAATGAATATTTATGGTCAACAGGCGACACCACACCAACTACTATTGTAGATTCAGCAGGCTCTCATTTTATTACTGCTACTGATTATTATAATTGTGTTTCTTCTGATACAATTAATATATACCATTATCCTATACCTGAAATAAATTTAGGAACAGATACAATAGCTTGCGATAACGTATTACTTGATTCTCAAATGCCTGATGCCTCTGTTTTGTGGTCTACGGGTGATACCACATCTGCTATCACAGTAATTTCTTCAGGTAATTATTGGGTAAGAATCATCAATAACTTCGATTGTATTAATTATGATACTATCAATGTTACAATAGCAAGCCCTGTAGTTGAGTTAGGCCCCAATGCATCTGTATGCTCAGGATCTGTATTGGATGCAGGTTCAGGAACCAATTATCAATATATTTGGTCAACCGGTGAAACAACACAAACAATTATACCAAATTCTACAGGAGTTTATTATGTAACAGTTACAGACGCTAATACGGGATGTTCTACTACCGATACTGTTAATATCACCATACTTGATAATCCTGTTGCCTGGTTTTCATATTCTGTAAATGCTTTTACCGTCAGTTTTCTAAATGGATCAATTAATAATTCTACATCTTTCTGGAGCTTTGGCGATGGATATACAAGCACTGCTGCAAATCCTGTTCATACCTATCAAACAAATGTAAAAACCTTCTATATAGTTCAGCTAATAGTAACCAATAATTGCAGCACTGATACATTGATTGATACTATTACGGTCTCACCAACCGGCATCTTTGAAAAAGTATGTGAAAATTGTTTATTACGCATTTATCCTAATCCTACTTATGATTATTTTACTATTGAATACTATACACCAGGTAAAAACGAAATAATTTTAAATGTCTATAACCCACTTGGCAAATTAATTCATAATGAAATATCAGCAAACATAACAGGTATACTTAAGAAAAAAATTGATTTAACCAATAATATGAGCGGAATTTATGTAATGTTCATTCTCGATCGTAATGAAAAAATTATTTGGAAAATAGTCAAAATGGATTAA
- a CDS encoding T9SS type B sorting domain-containing protein, with translation MVKNQYLTLVVFLLLLLFMQSSVYSQNQLTIIPVDSSDVSCYGGSDGFLKLKVDGGTDPYFYQWNPDGSSGSSSSGDTITEYFNAGTYTITVIDAVNDTVFYTKIINQPDQIILSFEKDDVKCYGGSNDSATVNVSGGVGGYIYQWITNPVQTTKTVYNLTKGTYYVKVTDDNGCFVIDSVRINEPDSLSLFLSKTDVICYNNRNGVIMLNCSGGTKGIQCDYYYSINNSSLACVSNFPGLDTGQYIISAQDANNCITSDSIRINQPAKLEAQIDLFKYVTCHGGNDGYINLKVAGGLPPYSYNWNNGDTTIKTENLKVGFYDVQITDTNNCLQYISKYIIEPDTMYIDLNDKYYMIYGDSVGLKYDYNMDSIPLSFDWLPPTELSCYNCPVPNASPLDNKSYKVIITDKNGCTASDTTEIIVTEGKKIYIPNAFTPNGDGLNDVFLVRTLRVKDFKLQIYNRWGGLVFKSNNLTKGWNGKTGNKEKEAEIETYIYSVWIEFYDGIKKSEAGTVTVIR, from the coding sequence ATGGTAAAAAATCAATACCTTACTTTGGTAGTTTTCTTATTGCTTTTATTATTTATGCAATCAAGCGTATATTCTCAGAATCAATTAACAATAATTCCAGTTGATTCTTCAGACGTAAGTTGCTATGGAGGTAGTGATGGTTTTTTAAAGCTAAAAGTGGATGGAGGAACGGATCCTTATTTTTATCAATGGAATCCTGATGGCAGCAGTGGCAGTAGTAGTAGTGGTGATACAATAACTGAATATTTTAATGCGGGAACATACACCATTACTGTAATTGATGCAGTTAATGATACTGTCTTTTATACAAAAATAATTAACCAACCTGATCAAATCATTTTATCGTTTGAAAAAGATGATGTTAAATGTTATGGTGGAAGTAACGATAGCGCTACTGTTAATGTTAGTGGAGGAGTAGGAGGATATATATATCAATGGATTACCAATCCTGTGCAAACAACTAAAACAGTTTATAATTTAACAAAAGGAACCTATTATGTCAAAGTAACAGATGATAACGGTTGTTTTGTAATAGATTCAGTTAGAATAAATGAGCCCGATTCACTAAGTCTGTTCCTTTCAAAAACCGATGTTATTTGTTATAATAATAGAAATGGGGTGATTATGTTAAATTGTTCTGGTGGGACAAAAGGCATTCAATGTGATTATTATTATTCAATAAATAACAGTTCATTAGCTTGTGTTTCTAATTTTCCCGGATTAGATACAGGACAATATATTATCAGTGCACAGGACGCTAATAATTGCATCACATCAGATTCAATCCGGATAAACCAACCTGCAAAACTGGAAGCTCAAATAGATTTATTTAAGTACGTTACCTGTCATGGCGGCAATGATGGATACATAAATTTAAAAGTTGCCGGTGGATTACCGCCCTATTCATACAATTGGAACAATGGTGATACTACAATTAAAACAGAAAACCTCAAAGTTGGTTTTTATGATGTACAAATAACTGATACCAATAATTGCTTACAGTACATATCAAAATATATAATTGAACCGGATACAATGTATATTGATTTAAACGACAAATATTACATGATTTACGGAGACAGTGTTGGGTTGAAATATGATTACAATATGGATAGTATTCCACTTTCTTTTGATTGGCTGCCGCCTACAGAATTAAGCTGTTATAACTGTCCTGTTCCGAATGCATCACCATTGGACAACAAATCTTATAAAGTCATAATTACTGATAAAAATGGCTGCACGGCATCAGACACTACAGAAATTATAGTCACTGAAGGCAAAAAAATATATATTCCAAATGCCTTTACACCTAATGGCGATGGCTTGAATGATGTATTTCTTGTGAGAACTTTACGGGTAAAAGATTTTAAGCTTCAAATTTATAACAGGTGGGGAGGTTTAGTATTTAAATCTAATAACCTAACAAAAGGATGGAATGGTAAAACAGGTAATAAAGAAAAAGAAGCAGAAATTGAAACATACATATATTCAGTATGGATAGAATTCTATGATGGTATTAAAAAGAGCGAAGCCGGTACAGTAACAGTAATTCGATAA